Proteins co-encoded in one Neofelis nebulosa isolate mNeoNeb1 chromosome 2, mNeoNeb1.pri, whole genome shotgun sequence genomic window:
- the A3GALT2 gene encoding alpha-1,3-galactosyltransferase 2 has translation MALKERLRTWKRLFWLLILFALGLLGLYLYGLPVIRHLEVLIPMGVCPSARMALLRDNFTGLLHPWARPEVLTCTSWGAPIIWDGTFDPAVAQREALQQNLTIGLTVFAVGRYLEKYLARFLETAEQHFMVGQRVVYYVFTERPDAVPRVALAPGRLLRVERVARERRWQDVSMQRMHTLHEALGGRLGREARFVFCMDVDQYFHGAFGPEALAESVAQLHSWHYRWPRWLLPYERDARSAAALAPGEGDFYYHAAVFGGSVAALRGLTAHCAQGQRRDRELGLEARWHDESHLNKFFWLHKPAKVLSPEFCWSPDIGSRAEIRRPRLLWAPKEYALLRD, from the exons gACCTGGAAGAGACTCTTCTGGTTGCTGATCCTATTTGCACTTGGCCTCTTAGGGCTGTACCTGTATGGGCTCCCTGTAATCAG GCATCTGGAAGTCCTCATCCCCATGGGTGTCTGCCCTTCTGCCAGAATGGCCCTGCTGAGAGACAACTTCACGGGTCTCTTGCATCCCTG GGCCCGGCCTGAAGTCCTGACCTGTACCTCCTGGGGGGCCCCCATTATTTGGGATGGCACCTTCGACCCAGCTGTGGCCCAGCGGGAGGCTCTGCAGCAGAACCTCACCATTGGTCTGACTGTCTTTGCTGTAGGCAG GTACCTGGAGAAGTACCTGGCGCGCTTCCTGGAGACGGCCGAGCAGCACTTCATGGTGGGCCAGCGCGTGGTGTACTACGTGTTCACCGAGCGCCCGGACGCCGTGCCCCGCGTGGCGCTGGCCCCGGGCCGCCTCCTGCGCGTGGAGCGCGTGGCCCGCGAGCGGCGCTGGCAGGACGTGTCCATGCAGCGCATGCACACGCTGCACGAGGCGCTGGGCGGGCGGCTGGGCCGCGAGGCGCGCTTCGTGTTCTGCATGGACGTGGACCAGTACTTCCACGGCGCCTTCGGGCCCGAGGCGCTGGCCGAGTCGGTGGCGCAGCTGCACTCCTGGCACTACCGCTGGCCGCGGTGGCTGCTGCCCTACGAGCGCGACGCGCGCTCGGCCGCCGCGCTGGCGCCGGGCGAGGGCGACTTCTACTACCACGCGGCCGTGTTCGGGGGCAGCGTGGCGGCGCTGCGCGGGCTGACGGCGCACTGCGCGCAGGGCCAGCGGCGGGACCGCGAGCTCGGCCTGGAGGCGCGCTGGCACGACGAGAGCCACCTCAACAAGTTCTTCTGGCTGCACAAGCCCGCCAAGGTGCTGTCGCCCGAGTTCTGCTGGAGCCCCGACATCGGCTCGAGGGCCGAGAtccggcggccgcgcctgctctGGGCGCCCAAGGAGTACGCCCTGCTGCGCGACTAG